One segment of Erigeron canadensis isolate Cc75 chromosome 2, C_canadensis_v1, whole genome shotgun sequence DNA contains the following:
- the LOC122587830 gene encoding zinc finger BED domain-containing protein RICESLEEPER 2-like, whose translation MEVFDVDSHLREWENDVKFCVMVGKMREKFNKYWGDFMNLNMYTYFALILDPYIKMQSVRNGIEILMSYDQKPEIMNDEFDCMVDDKKGLNEKAFGDLYAQYKAREGERSRIPSKKLVNEVAPSQSKAVNDFLFGREGGSYKVATELEKYLNEPREELHPGFDILLWWKLNGPRFPTLAKTTKDILAL comes from the exons ATGgaagtttttgatgttgatTCTCATCTTCGGGAATGGGAAAACGATGTAAAGTTTTGTGTCATGGTCGGTAAAATGAGGGAGAAGTTTAATAAGTATTGGGGAGATTTCATGAATCTCAACATGTATACTTACTTTGCATTGATTTTAGATCCTTATATAAAGATGCAAAGCGTTAGAAATGGGATTGAAATTTTGATGTCTTATGATCAGAAACCTGAAATTATGAACGATGAGTTTGATTGTATGGTTGACGATAAGAAAGGTCTCAATGAGAAGGCATTTGGGGACTTGTATGCTCAATACAAAGCAAGAGAGGGTGAAAGGTCTAGAATTCCATCAAAGAAGCTGGTAAATGAAGTTGCACCAAGTCAAAGCAAAGCTGTGAATGATTTCTTATTTGGAAGAGAGGGTGGGTCATATAAAGTAGCAACTGAGTTAGAGAAGTATTTAAACGAGCCACGTGAAGAACTTCATCCCGGGTTTGATATACTACTTTGGTGGAAACTTAATGGTCCAAGATTTCCCACTTTAGCAAAGACGACGAAAG ATATTTTAGCACTATAA